The genome window tgctgcgttttgtggttcctatatagCTGTGGttcctgtagctgtggaaaggtctattgCTTATTGGGGGCCCTTTCACGGAATAAGACCCTGTGCACAAAACCCTCCCAGACGCTGTAGCTATTTACACGTGGCAAGGATAGACGGCAGCATTTGAATTGACCCTCAATTGTCTCAAGTACACATtagttctagatcaggggtctgcaacctgcggctctccatgctggcaagggctgatgggatttgtagtccatgaacatctggagagccgcaggtcgcaggcCCTGTTCTAGATCACCCCTTGGCAACCTATGTCCCTTAAATtgtacctccatattagcaaacccattgtatttttttcatatccccaaatgctctggtgcataCTCCTAGGGGTACGCATGccccaagttgggaaccactgttctagatgggCTGGgccagacacacatacacaccactgTGCACCCTCCACCCCACTTCCCCGACGCACCCCTCCCTCTTACCTGTATGCTGTTAGGGTATTCCTCTGTATTCCGATGCAACAGGACGTTGGTCTTCTGTCCAAGCCGAGCGTAGATGCAGTTGGCGGCTGGGTCATCGGGCACAGTCAGCGTTTCATAGTGGTGATCGGTTAGTTGCTCCATAGTCTagagagaaaaggtgggaaatgggaggcatcctggagggtttttgccttcctctgggcatagaacaAGGGTCGCTGGGGgagtgtggggaggaagggagttgtgaatttccagcattaggcagtgggttggactagatgatccctgaggtccctcccagctctatgtttctaaatTCCAGCATGAAGTCCTGCGACAACTTCTCTCCCCTTAGCCTGGACAATGACCTTGACTTTTaatttgttctctttctgtttgctttttcttttggtCTTTCTCTCTAGCTCCAGCATCTCAAGCAATCTGCTGCCTGCTCTGAAGGTAATTTAAAACTGCTTTGCTGGATATCATGATCTACTTTGTGCAGGGGGGAATCATTTTCTCAGAATGCGTGACGAACCTAGAGTCTTAGCCAAAACAATACAGTGAATGCTGTTAATTTAGAAGCCTTTCAGCCAAGTTTAGACGAATTCAGAGGAATCCAACTACaattagaagcaagcctttattggcatagacaacagtacaacaataacaaaaaccggatttaaaaagcatatacaatacaggacataaatgttaggttgaaggaaatctactggcgtttagtaatttccaggagaaagtctgccactatcatacagagagaaggatcagggttgtccaacaagtagtgtaatctaattaaatcggggagatggggtaaatgtaaaggaataagattcacatacttggatctgatttccttgaatctgagacagtgtagtaattggtgggccagagattcaactgagccatcgttacatgggcacaatcttttagccttttcttgcttattaaatctgccatgtaacaaggcagaaggcataacattaaacctggcgagcattatggctctcctttgagcagggcttattaagcaatacaggtagtgtgctaCAATTAGTTGCAACAGCTAACAGAACCTcccgcacaggtgtcaaacttgcagccctccagatgttatggaatacagttctcatcatcccctgccagaattgACACCTAGTAGTGTATCTCTGAATGCTAGATGTGTCAGAACTAAGTTTTGTTTCTCCAAATCCCCCAGTTCTTGCCACAACGGAGAACCGTCCACCCACACAcctcatatatactggaactgagggcaagaaccctcagttccagcaccctgtagctagggtgacACAGATCGATAAAATTCGTTCCTTTTTTTAATAAATcaacttcgtttgagtgtgttcagccttacaagaTGCTGGAAAAGGACATCAGCTTCAACCCCAGTGTGTGACCTGCCCCACAGGCTTTTAGCTGGCCACTGCCTGCCAATCGGATGAAGGACTGAAGTGCCCCGGATCTGTTCTAACAAATCTTCTGTCAATTTCATCAACCAAAAATGGCTTCCAGATGTTGCAGAGAATCTCACAAGTGGGGTTTAGTTGTCTACAATGATCCTTGAACAGCGGGGGTGGCGGGGCTGGTGAACAGTTGCATCCCATAGAGGAGCCACTTTATATCTCCTTCCagaaccccctctccccccccggGGACACGAACCATTACCTTcatggctttcttggccacctcGCTGCTGCCAATCACGACTGTGTCGGAGCCAGCCATACTGCAGAAGCTACGGAGGTGCAACGTGCCAGAGACAGGAACGGTAGATACAGCAAAATCctgtgcacagagagagagagaaggattttCGTGGAGTGTTTGAAgtaagctgcggcagccattttgtgctgtgcCCACCCCATTGTGTTGGAATTataaaggtgcctgcaggctcaaaaatatTGGGGACCCTCATTCTATAACGCATTTGGCATCACAGGCCTCCCAACTACACTCTGGAACCtgcagagcagtggcgtacctaggcaaactggagccctgggcaaaacctgagaaagaaagaaaacaagcattggcaggaagggggtggatttaaaaggaaaatctggggaaatgcctgtggtcagggggtgcctgctgtcaggggtgcaattattaagatagcagcaccaaaatttcagagtatcttcgtgagtccctactgatgatactacccaggtttggtgaggtttggttcaggggggtccacagttatggaccctcaaaggtgtagcccccatctcctattagctcccattggaaacaatgggggatgggggaactccctttgggagtccataactttggactccctgaaccaaacctcaccaaacctgggtgatatcatcaggacagtctcccgaaaactccctgaaattctggtgctgctatcctaaaaactgcaccctctgcaggccaaaaacggaaaaacactgaaaatataaaaaatcccacaaacgaactagCAGTTTTTgagccccccacaaggcggtgcccagggcaactgcccactttgcccaatgagaggaacaCCTCTGCTGCAGAGGGAAGGAAGGTCTTAAATTTTCTCCTGCAAAGGACAAAGGCAGGGGGACATTTAGCTGTTCTTATTCTCGTGGACGTCAAGGAAGCAAAGAGGCCTAGCAAAGCTAGCCAGTGCTGCACACGAAGGGAATGTGCCCTGAAACCTTCTGTCCCCAGACAGCTGTGCGGGGCTTTCCTGAGCCGATGAGTCAACATGGAAAGAAATCCTGAACCTCATTGTGTTCGCTCTATTTTTAGGTTTTAGGAAATTGGCCGGCGAGCTTAATGGGATACGAAAAGAAGACGGGATGCACAGAACTTCGGATTAGAGAGAAAACTGAAATGTGACGAGGACAGGAGGAAAGCCCCCTTCTGAGACTGAGGCTCACCCTGAAAGCATCGGCAACCATCTCCGCTCCTCTGTGATTGGTCCACTTGGAAATCCCCACGAAGAACTCTCGACCTGTAAAGATCAAAGTCATCAATGGTTTAGGAAAAAGCTGGGGCCCCACTCTTCCCATGTGTTGCCCCACATAACAacactgatctctctctctctcttgctagCTCCAATATGATTTGGAGCTGTAAACTGAGTGGCCagcagggggagaaaaaagcgctctgtgcctttaatagcGGTTTACTGGAATGTTATTTTCCAGGTGATGCTATTGacctccatgtcatgaaaagctttagctgcccatttccacacagatagtttcagagggaagaagaagaagaaggagaagaagaagaagaagaagaagaagaagaagaagaagaagaagaagaagaagaagaagaagaagaagaagaagaagaagaagaagaagaagaagaagaagaagaagaagaagaagaagaagaagaagaagaagaagaagaagaagaagaagaagaagaaggaggaggaggaggaggaggaggagaaggagaaggagaaggagaaggagaaggagaaggagaagaagaaggcgaaggagaaggagaaggagaaggagaaggagaagagtttttggatttatatcccccctttccctcctgcaggagactcaaagaggcttacaatctccttgcccttcccccctcacaacaaacaccctgtgaggtaggtggggctgagagagctccgagaagctgtgactagcccaagggcacccagctggcgtgtgtgggagtgtacaggctaatctgaattccccagaaaagcctccacagctcaggtggcagagctgggaatcaaacctggttcctccagattagatacacgagttcttaacctcctacgccactgctgctcctagctgtgtgagtctgcagtagaacacctCAACTCAACTCAAGTCCATAGTACTAtcttagacaccaacaagattttcacagTATACGCTTTTGAgagcatctgatgaagggagttttggttctcgaaagcttatacccccaaaatattGTTGCCCCTGGACTTGAAACCAGCATTTCCACACATTCAGCTTCTGTCAAAAGCAccggacatttttctccaggtcagcTGGCTACCACAGCAGTAGAAGAGAAAAGGCTCAATCTGAAATTGGGGTCTGCCATAAAACCAGTGTTCGAGTACTGAGGCTCAGCCGTGGAAAAAGCAGTATAATTATGGAAACTGCatctctgagcatgcacagagttctACACCTCTAAATACCCTGTGCACACATGGAGATTATAGGAGGAAAGGATTCCAGATCGGAGAAAGAAAGTCTTTGTGCCTCCTTTGTATTTTTGTCAAACATAAATTAACCGCACAGGGGACAAACGCTTCATGAAATCTTCCCGGCATCTCCTTGAAAGGCATAACTATCGTCAATCATTTCTACAGCGCTTCTGATACAAAAAGTGACTGATAATGCTGGCTCACCCTcacacatattaaaaaaaaaaacctcttcaagGTACTCCACATTTGGCAAGGGCTGCAAAGTTTAGTTGATTAAGCAGTTAATCCGTCACATTATCATTActcagcattattattattatttattacccaACACCTCTGCCCAGGGAATTGAAGATAACAGGCCCCTGTTCTGAGGAGCTGAACATCTTAAAACTAGACCtaaaggagattttttaaaaagagagagagagagagcagcactggtgtagtggttaagagcaggtgcgctctaatctggagaaccgggtttgattccctgctctgccacttgagctgtggagacttatctgggaaactagattagcctgggcactccaacacacaccagctgggtgaccttgggctagtcacagttctttggagctctctcagccccacccacctcacacagtgtttggtggaggtggggaagggaaaggagtttgtaagcccttttgagtctcctataggagagaaaggggggatagaaatccaaactcttctttttcttctaaaaagagaggggaggaaggtaGAAGGAAAGATAAAGACAATATATATTCATCCCAGTGGTACCCAGTTATCTGTCTAAGACAGTTTAAATCCACACTATCTCTAAGGTGATCAGGACAATGGGCattattttctcctcctccattgtaacctcaaaacaaccctgtgaggtaggtttgggtGAGAGGAGACCAGATTAAGGTCagtcagtgagcttccatgggatTTGAAACTGCGTCTCCTATAGCCTAGCCTGACACACTAACCATTATCCCATACTATCTCTTAGCATATGCCACAATCCTATTGTTTATCCTATTGCCATTATCCTATTGTTTTTAGCCACTTCTAAGGTAGTACCTGCTAAAAGCctgccaactctgtgttgggaaattcccagaaatttgggtggtagagcctggagagggaATGAAGTTCAGCCAGGCATCATGAGAGGTCCCCAAAATGGAGTCCGTGGGCACCTGGGCACCTGCGGACATTTTTCCTACGGTCTGCCAAGCGTTTTCAGAAAGTCAGCAGGGCAAGATGGGTGCAGATGGGGCTTTTCTCCAGCAAAATTTCTGACTTGTGGAGCATATTGGTAAACATGTTATAGCAACAGCTGCCGCAGCAGTACAAAGATAGTCACTGTGTGACTCGACATAAGTGGCAGCAGCTGTTTGCCGGCCGGTTCCATCACCTGTGGCAGCCactttatggcagccattttgtagctgcaccagccattctgtgtcagaattccaaaggttttctccagaggaactgagttCTGTAGTTTGAAGTTCGGTCGTAactctgggaggtctccagatcACGCTTGGAGCTTGCTTACCCAATGATTTGCAGTCAGTGCAACCATCATCTGAAGTCAAAATGTGTTTTGAGCATGACCAGGTTTTCCTCATaggagtcagtgtggtatagttaagagaggtggactcttatttggtgaaccaggtttgattccccactcctccacacaaagcttgctgggtgaccctggggccAGCGATAGTTctctcagagatctctcagccccacctaccccacaaggtgtcagttgtggggagggaaagggaaggagtttgtaagccattctgagactcctcacaggggagaaaaacagggtattaaaaccaactcctcttcctccttaaggatattgaagagatagaaaaagtgcagagaagggcaacgaggatgattgagggactggaacaccttccttatgaggagaggctgcagcgtttgggactctttagtttggagaggagacgtctgaggggggataggattgaagtctataaaactatgcatggggtagaaaatgttgacagagagaaatttttctctctttcccacaatactagaaccaggggacatccattgaaaatgctggggggaagaattaggactaataaaaggaaacacttcttcacacaacgtgtgattggtgtttggaatatgctgccacaggaggtggtgatggccactaacctggatagctttaaaaggggcttggacagatttatggaggagaagtcgatgtatggctaccaatcttgatcctccttgatctgagattgcaaatgccttagcagaccaggtgctcgggagcagcagcagaagcagcaggccattgcttttacatcctgcatgtgagctcccaatggcacctggtgggccactgcgagtagcagagagctggactagatggactctggtctgatccagcaggctagtccttatgttcttatgttcttaaatgaatgaaacaaactcaaaaatcTACCAGGATTTCTTGAAGCAGTGATGGCCCTATATTTCACAGATTCGGTACCAAGGATGAGATTTACCTAAGACCCAAGGCTGAACTTGCTTTGGTCTTTGTCGCTCACTTTCAGCCGTCTAGTGAACCATCaatgcttagggttgccaactccagcctggaaAATTCTTCAAGATTTGGGTGTGGAGGTGAGAATTTGGAGAGGGATTTCACTTGGAAGCTGCAGTATACCACACAGTCAGCCctccgaagctgctgttttctccagcggaaGTAATCTCTGTAGGTGGGAATTCAGCTGAAATTCTGTGAGAActtcaggtctcacctggaggttgtttttttgtttttgaactaacctgttggatcagactagagtccatctagtccagcactctgctactcgcagtggcccaccaggtgcctttgggagctcacatgcaggaggtgaaagcaatggccttcagctgctgctgctcccgagcacctggtctgctaaggcatctgcaatctgagatcaaggaggatcaagattggtagccatagattgacttctcctccagaaatctgtccaaaccctttttaaagctatccaggttagtggccatcaccacctcctggggcagcatattccaaacaccaatcacacgttgcgtgaagaagtgtttccttttattagtcctaattcttccccccagcattttcaatggatgtcccctggttctgtgagtattgtgagaaagagagaaaaatgtctctctgtcaacattttctactccatgcataattttatagacttcaatcatatcccccctcagacgtctcctctccaaactaaagagtcccaaacgctgcagcctctcctcataaggaaggtgctccaatccctcagtcattcttgttgcccttctctgcactttttctatctcttcgatatcctttttgagatgtggcgaccagaactgaacacagtactccaagtgcggtcgcaccacggctttatataaggtaCCTTCCCCGTAATGGAGATGTCATTCACCTGTGAAAAGTACATCACTCCCATCCAGGGTGGCTCCCTCATCCGTGATTTCCACAACACGCAATTTCAGTTCTTCCAAGACCTTCTTGATGCTGCTGATCTGGGGGAATAtaagggaaaaggagagagataAACGTGACGAGAGATGGGAACTTTATTTTTTATAGGATGAAGCTGGTAAATCATGTGAAAATAAATACAACTGGAGGATTATTAATTTGATAACGATTGAGATATAAGAGGCTGGTTAGTGAAGACGTTGCACAGTTGGTTGACAGAAGATAGTGAATTTAAGATCTCATGATGGTTTCTCTGATTATATTAGAATGTTACTTTGGGATCCAACATCTTATGATTACATCAGTGCAGTTTTGGGTAGATCTATtgtgttctctctttttttggctctGTTTCtgcctgttttgatttttttccgcTTCAAATCTTTTTACTGTGTCTGTTAAATTATActgtgaaaattaatttaaaaatatttttaaaaagagagcacAATCAAAAGATGGATATTTGCCATTGTCCTGTCACTTTCCTTATaagtcttctttctttcttaatttcCAATGGTTTCTTCCCTAAGTactagtctaaggtgaccagatggtttggggtgctcccgtttcctgccctggggCGCTGTcgcagggcaggaaacgggagcgccccaggaGGCAGTGCGCTCCAGTGGccgcgcacgcgggaggctgccacactgccttgcgccccagaaggcagtgcggcagccttccaaaaatcgggacacttgaaaaaaacccgcgggacgtgggacaaattgttttaaggcgggactgtcccgccaaaagc of Sphaerodactylus townsendi isolate TG3544 linkage group LG03, MPM_Stown_v2.3, whole genome shotgun sequence contains these proteins:
- the DDAH2 gene encoding N(G),N(G)-dimethylarginine dimethylaminohydrolase 2; translated protein: MACISSFGKYTHAIVRCIPSSFGTLETTADGSEGGTEPVDLAKAHRQYGVYTGILRQKLGLQVIELAADESLPCSTLVGDLAVIQGDTALLTRPWVPSRRDEISSIKKVLEELKLRVVEITDEGATLDGSDVLFTGREFFVGISKWTNHRGAEMVADAFRDFAVSTVPVSGTLHLRSFCSMAGSDTVVIGSSEVAKKAMKTMEQLTDHHYETLTVPDDPAANCIYARLGQKTNVLLHRNTEEYPNSIQPFQKLPDYTLIPAACTEVAKLGGTLSSCSLLINKKLEI